GCTGACCGCGCCCACCGGGCTCGCGATCATCAGCACCGCGTTCCGCCCGGGAGCCGAGCAGCGCCGGGCTGTGTCGGTGTACTCGCTCTTCGGGGCGGCCGGGTTCACCGCGGGACTGCTGTGCTCGGGGGCGCTCACCGAACTGAGCTGGCGCTGGAACCCGGTGTTCCCGGCCCCGGTCGCCCTGCTGTTGCTGGCGGCCGGATCCCGGCTCATCCCCCGCGACGCGGCACCGGCGCCCGCCGCGCCGCTCGGGGCGACCCTGGCGCGGCTGTTGCGCAACGGTCCGTTCCGGCGCTCGGCGGTGTGCGCGGCCACCCTCAACGGTACGTACCTGGGCCTGCTGATGCTGCTCGTCCACCGGCTGCACGACCAGTGGGGGTGGAGCCCCTGGCGCACGGCGCTCGCGTTCCTGCCGGCCTGTCTGCCCCTGGCGCTCGCGCTGCCCTTCGCCGGCCGGATGGTGGCGCGCTTCGGCACCGAACGGCTGATCAGGGCCGGAAGCTGTGCCGCGGCGCTCGGCTGCGTGACCGCGCTGCTGACCGGGACGCCCGAGACGTACGCCACGGGAGTGCTGCCCGCGCTGCTGCTCGTCGAGGCCGGCTTCGTGCTGTGCTTCGCGGCCCTCAACCTCCAGGCCACGTCCGGGATTCCAGCCGAGCACCGGGGTTGCGCGGTGCCGGTCTACCAGACAGCCGTACAGCTGGGCGCGGTGCTCGCGCTGCCGGCCACGGCCGCGTTCTCCGGCGCCGGTTATCGGGGCGCGCTGGCGTTCCTCACCGCCGTGTCGGCGACGGGCGCGCTCGTCGCCTGCACCGCCCGCACCCGCGGGGGCGACGCCGCGCCCTGACGGCGCAGGTCCTCACGCACCCCGGGCCCGTCCCCGCACCGCCATACCCCCGTGCACCCGAATACGAACGGAGTTTCAACGATGCGTGTCCTGTTCACCATCTTTCCGGCGACGGCACACCTCTATCCCATCGTGCCGCTGGCCTGGGCGCTGCAGAGCGCCGGGCACGAGGTCGTCGTGGCGAGCCATGCAGGCGTCGTGGACCCGGGGGTGATCTCGAACATCAGCGCGGCGGGGCTCACGGCCGTACCGCTGGGAACGCCGGAGGAGTTGCCGGAAGCCCTGAGCAAGAACACGGGGGACGGCAAGCCGGACCGCCCCACGCTCTCTTTCGACGCGTTCGAACCGGCGGAGTCGCAGGGCTGGCGCACGGCGCGCTCGGTCTTCACCGGCATGTTCAGGATGCACTACCCCGAGCCCGAGGAGCCGGGCGGCCGCAGGCCCGTGCTGGACAACCTGGTCGACTTCGCCCGCGCCTGGCAGCCCGATCTCGTGCTGTGGGACCCGCTGATGTTCCCCGCGCCCATCGCCGCGCGGGTCAGCGGCGCCGCGCACGCCCGCCTGGTCTGGGGCACGGACAACATCGCCGTGATCCACGAGCGGACGAAGCGGGAACTGGCCGACCCGGAAGCGGAGTTGACCGAGCACCCCTGGCTGAGCTGGTACGGCCCGATACTGGAGCGGTACGGGCTGGAGTTCAGCGACGAGATGCTGCTCGGCCAGTGGACCCTCGACCTGACCCAGTCCAGGATGCGGCTGCCGCTCGACCTCACGCACGTCCCGGTGCGGCGGGTCCCCTACAACGGCGCGGCCTCCCTCCCGGCGTGGCTGCACCACCGGCCCGAACGCCCGCGCGTGGTGCTCACCCTGGGGGTGAGCCGCCGCAAGATCTTCGGCAAGTACAGCGGCTTCCCCATGCGCGAGTTCTTCGACTCGGTGTCCGCCCTGGACATCGAGGTCGTCGCCACCCTCAACGGCGAGCAGCTCGCCGCGGTCGGCGCCCTGCCCGACAACGTCCACACGGTCGAGTACGTGCCGCTCAACCAGGTCCTGCCGACCAGTTCGGCGATCATCCACCACGGCGGGGGCGGGACCTTCTCCGCCGCCGTCGCCTTCCAGGTGCCCCAGCTCGTGGTGCCGCTGCCGATGTGGGACGAGATGGTCACGGCCCGGTACGTCGAGGACATGGGGGCGGGTCTGGCCGCCGATCCCGAGGCCCTGGACGTCGCGGGACTGCACAAGCAACTCGTGCAGCTCCTGGAGGACCCGTCGTTCTCCCTCGGCGCGCGCCGTCTGTACGACGAGATGCTCGCCGCGCCCGCGCCGAAGGACATCGTGCCCCTGCTCGAGCGCCTGACCGCCGAGCGCCGCTGAACGCGCCCGTACAGGCCGGAGAGGACTGTCCGTCAGATGCGCGTACTGGTGATCACCACCCCTGTACCGTCCCATTTCCTGCCTCTGGTGCCCCTGCTGTGGGCGCTGCGGTCGGCCGGCCACGAGGTGACGGTGCTCGGCCAGCCCGATGTGCTCGGCGCGGTCCGGGCCTGCGGGCTCACCGGCGTCGAGGTGGGCAAGTCGTTCGACGTCGACGCCTTGCTGCTGAGGAACCTGCCCGCAGAGCAGCGGCCCCTGCAGGCCCGGCCCCGGCCGGCCCCCGAACTGCTCGGCGGGTACGGCAGGCTGTGGTGGGCCCACGCCGCCGCGCTGCTCGACCGCTACACCGCCCTGGCCGAGGAGTACGGCCCCGAGCTGATCTTGGCCGACCCGCTGGAGTACTGCTCCCTGATCATCGGCGCCCGGCTGGGTGTGCCGGTGGTGCACCACCGGTGGACGGTGGACGCCATCTCCAGCCCCGCCCGGCGCTTCGTGCGCGCCGACGTCCCGGAGCCGGCCGGGGGACCCGGGCCGTCCGGGCTGCCGGACCCGACCGTTCTGCTCGACCCGTGCCCGCCGGGCCTGCGGATGCCGGACGGCGAAGCGGGCGTGCCGATCAGGTACGTGCCCTACAGCGGGGGCGCCGAGACGCCGGCCTGGGTGCGGGCGGACCCCGGCCCGGGAGCCGGGCGGCGACGGGTCGCCGTCTCGCTGGGCAACACGCCGGCCCTGCACGGCGGGCCCTTCGTCCGCGGCCTGCTGCACGCCCTCGCCGCCCGCCGTGACGCCGAGATCCTCGTCACACTGCCGCGGCCGTACCGCGCGGCGGTCGGGCCGCTGCCGGGGAACGTGACGGTCGTCGACCCGCTGCCCCTGCACCTGTTCCTCGGGACCTGCGACGCGATGGTCCACCACGGCGGCGCCGGCACGGCGATGACCGCCACCGCGTTCGGACTGCCGCAGCTGGTGCTGCCGCAGCTGGCGGACCACTTCCCGCTGGCCGACCGGCTCGCCGCGACCGGGGCGGGACTGTCCTTCGACACCGCGGCGCGGCAGGACGACCCGCAGGTCGTCGGCCGGGCCCTGGACGAGCTGCTGTCCGACCCGCGCTACGCCGAGTCGGCCCGCCGGCTGGCCGCGGAGATGGCCGCGATGCCGTCCCCCGCCACCGTGGCCGCCGATCTGGAGCGACGGGCGGGAGCAGCCACGAAACCGAGAGAGGCGAGCGTGTAGTGCACATCGAGGAAATGACCCTGCCCGGGACCTACCTGATCACGCCCGACCAGATTCCGGACGAGCGCGGGACGTTCTACGAGTCCCTGCGCAGCGACGCGCTGGAGAGCGTGACCGGCGTCGCCTTCCGGCCCCAGCAGATCAACTACTCCGTGTCGAGACGGCACACACTGCGCGGGATCCACAGTGTGCGCATACCGCCCGGGCAGGCCAAGTTCGTCACCTGCGTCCGCGGTGCGCTGCGCGACATCGTCGTGGACCTGCGGATCGGCTCCCCGACCTTCGGCGAGCACCAGGTCAACGAACTGGACGCGGACTCCGGCAGGTCCGTCTACGTCCCCGAGGGCGTGGGCCACGGATTCCTCGCGCTCAGCGACGACGCCTGCATCTGCTACGTCGTCTCCACCGCGTATGTGCCGGGCACCCAGATCGACGTCAATCCGCTCGATCCGGAACTCGATCTGCCCTGGGACTGCCCTGAGACCCCCCTCATCTCGGACAAGGACGCGAAGGCGCCGACCGTGGCCGAGGCCGTACGGGCAGGCCTGCTGCCCCGATTCAGCAAGGCAGGGACACCGTGAGAATGCTCTTCGTGGCGGCGGGCAGCCCGGCGACGGTCTTCGCCCTGGCACCGCTCGCCACCGCCGCTCGCAACGCGGGCCACCAGGTGGTCATGGCCGCGAACGACGACATGGTCCCGGTCATCACCTCCTCGGGCCTGCCGGGCGTCGCGACCACCGAGCTGCCGATCCGGCACTTCATCACCACGGACCGGGCCGGCAACCCCGAGGAGATTCCTTCCGATCCGGTCGAGCAGGCCCTGTTCACCGGGCGCTGGTTCGCCCGCATGGCCGCCTCGAGTCTGCCGCGGATGCTGGAGTTCTGCCGCGCCTGGCGGCCCGACCTGATCGTCGGCGGCACGATGAGCTACGTCGCCCCGCTGCTCGCCCTGCACCTCGGCGTGCCGCATGTGCGCCAGACCTGGGACGCCATCGAGGCCGACGGCATCCATCCCGGCGCCGGCGCCGAACTCCGGCCGGAACTAGCAGAGTTCGGCCTTGACCGACTGCCCGACCCCGATGTCTTCGTGGACATCTGCCCGCCGAGCCTGCGGCCGGCGGGCGCCGCCCCGGCCCGGCCGATGCGGTATGTCCCGGCCAACGCCCAGCGGCGGCTGGAACCCTGGATGTACAGCCGGGGCGAGCGCCGCCGCGTCCTGGTGACGTCCGGGAGCCGGGTCGCCAGGGAGAGCTACGACAAGAACTTCGAATTCCTGCGCGGCCTCGCCAAGGACGTCGCCGCCTGGGACGTCGAGCTGATCGTCGCCGCACCCGAAGCGGTCGCCGACGCCCTGCGCGACGAACTGCCGGGTGTCCGGGCCGGCTGGGCGCCCCTCGACGTGGTGGCGCCCACCTGCGATCTGCTCGTGCACCACGGGGGCGGCGTCAGCACCCTGACCGGACTGAACGCCGGTGTGCCCCAACTGCTCGTTCCCAAGGGCGCCGTGCTGGAGAAGCCGGCCCGTCGCGTCGCCGACCTCGGGGCCGCGATCACGCTGCTGCCCGGCGAGGACTCGGCCGACGCGATCGCGGACTCCTGCCAAAAACTGCTGTCCGAGGACGGATACGGCGAGCGGGCCCGCGAACTCTCCCGGGAGATCGCTGCCATGCCCTCGCCCGCGAGCGTGCTCGACGCGCTCGAACCGGCATGAACACACGAACCGAGAGGACCTCTCGATGAAAGCTCTGGTGCTCGCCGGCGGATCTGGAACCCGCCTGCGGCCTTTCAGCTATTCGATGCCCAAACAACTCATCCCCATAGCCAACACGCCCGTGCTGGCGCATGTGCTGAACGCGGTCCGGGAATTGGGGGTGACCGAGGTCGGCGTCATCGTCGGCAACCGCGGCCCCGAGATCGAGGCCGTGCTCGGCGACGGCTCCCGGTTCGGCGTGAGCATCGTCTACATCCCTCAGGACGCGCCGCGCGGACTGGCCCACACCGTGTCCATCGCCCGCGGCTTCCTCGGCGACGACGACTTCGTGATGTACCTCGGCGACAACATGCTGCCCGACGGAGTCGTCGAGATCGCCGAGGACTTCAACCGGCAGCGGCCGGCCGCCCAGGTCGTCGTGCACAAGGTCGCCGACCCGCGCTCCTTCGGCGTCGCCGAACTCGGCCCCGACGGGGAGGTGCTGCGTCTGGTGGAGAAGCCGCAGCACCCGCGCAGCGACATGGCCCTGATCGGCGTGTACTTCTTCACCCCCGCCATCCACGAGGCGGTGGCCGCCATCGCGCCCAGCGCCCGTGGCGAACTGGAGATCACCGACGCCGTCCAGTGGCTGGTCTCCTCCGGCGCGGACGTGCGCGCCAGGATCTACGACGGCTACTGGAAGGACACCGGGAAGGTCGAGGACGTCCTGGAGTGCAACAGCCACCTCCTGGACGCCCTGACCCCACGCGTCGACGGACAGGTCGACGCCGACAGCGTCCTCGTCGGCCGGGTCGTGGTCGAGGCGGGGGCGCGCATCGTGCGGTCCCGGGTCGAGGGACCGGCGATCATCGGCGCGGGCACGGTCCTGCAGGACAGCCATGTGGGCCCGCACACCTCCATCGGGCGGGACTGCACGGTGACGGACAGCCGGCTGGAGGGCTCCATCGCCCTGGACGAGGCGTCGGTCACCGGCGTGCGCGGGCTGCGCAACTCGCTCATCGGACGCGCCGCGTCCGTCGGCACCACCGGCCCGGGCACGGGCCATCACTGCCTGATCGTCGGAGATCACACCCGAGTGGAGGTCGCGGCATGAGGATCCTGGTCACCGGAGCGGCCGGCTTCATCGGCTCGCACTTCGTGCGCAGCCTGTTGGCCGACAAGTACACCGGCTGGGAGGGCGCCCAGGTCACCGCCCTGGACAAGCTGACCTACGCGGGCAACCGCGAGAACCTGCCCGCCTCGCACGAGCGGCTGGTGTTCGTCCGCGGCGACGTCTGCGACCGCGGCCTGCTGCGCGAACTGCTGCCCGGCCACGACGCCGTGGTCCACTTCGCGGCCGAGTCGCACGTCGACCGCTCCCTGGAGGGCGCCGACGAGTTCTTCCGTACGAACGTCCTGGGCACCCAGACCCTGCTGGACGCCGTGCTGGAGAGCGGGATCGAGCGGGTCGTGCACGTCTCCACGGACGAGGTGTACGGCTCGATCAACGAGGGCTCCTGGACGGAGGAGTGGCCGCTGGCGCCCAACTCCCCCTACGCCGCCTCGAAAGCCGGTTCGGACCTGGTCGCGCGGGCGTACTGGCGCACCCACGGCCTGGACCTCTCGATCACCCGCTGCTCCAACAACTACGGGCCCTACCAGCACCCCGAGAAGGTCATCCCGCTGTTCGTCACCAACCTACTGGAGGGCCGCCAGGTCCCGCTGTACGGCGACGGCCGCAACGTCCGCGAATGGCTGCACGTGGACGACCACTGCCGTGGCATCCACCTGGTGCTCAACGGGGGGCGAGCGGGCGAGGTCTACAACATCGGCGGCGGCAACGAGTACAGCAACCTCGCCCTCACCGAACGGCTGCTGGAGCTGACCGGCGCGGGCGAGGAGATGATCCGCCGCGTCGCGGACCGCAAGGCGCACGACCTGCGCTACTCGATCGACGAGTCGAAGATCCGCGAAGAGCTCGGCTACGCGCCGCTGACCGGCTTCGAGACGGGCCTGGCCGACACGGTCGCCTGGTACCGGGACAACCCCGACTGGTGGAAGGCCGTCAAGCACGGCACGAGCCGTGTCCTCTGAGCACCGGCCGGTGACCGGGCTCTCGGTCGTGGTCCTCGGAGGTACCGGTTTCCTGGGCCGCCGCATCGGTGCGGCGTGCGCCGCGGCCGGCGCCCGAGTGCACCTGGTCTCCCGCGGCGCGCCGGCCGTCCCCGCGCCGGACCTCGGGTCCGAGGGGTCGGCCGTGGGCCTGGACCTGGTCACGGCTTCGCCGCGGGAGATCGCCGCGGTCCTCGCGGCGGCCGACGCCGACGTCGTGGTCAACGCGGCCGGCCGGGCCTGGCAGGCCGACGAGGCGCAGATGGCCGCGGGAAACGCCGAACTGGTCGAGCGGGTCGTCACGGCGCTCGCCGCACTGCCCGGTCCGCCGGTACGGCTGGTCCAGCTCGGCACCGTCCACGAGTACGGGGCGGGCGCCCCGGACGCCGCCACCGGCGAGGAGCACGAGCCCGCCCCGGTCACCCCGTACGGCCGCACCAAGCTCGCGGGCACGCGGGCCGTGCTGCGTGCCCGGCGTGAGCAGGGGGTGGACGGCGTGGTGCTTCGGCTCGCCAACGTGATCGGCGCCGGGGTTCCGCAGGGCAGTCTCTTCGGCCGGGTCGCGGCGCACCTCGGTGCGGCCGCCCAAGCCGACGCACGCGGTGAGAAGGCCGCCGAACTGCGCCTTCCGCCGCTGCGCGCGGCCCGCGACCTGGTGGACGCCGGCGACGTCATCGCGGCGGTGCTGGCCGCGGCCACCGCGCCGCAGGCGGACGTCGCCGGTCAGGTGATCAACGTGGGCCGTGGCACGGCTGTCCCGATGCGCGCTCTGGTCGACCGGATGATCGCACTCAGCGGGCTCGAGCTCCAGGTGGTGGAGGCGGCCGAGGGACCGGGCTCGCGCACCGACGTCGCATGGCAGTGCCTGGACGTCTCCCGCGCACGGCGCCTGCTCGGCTGGCGCCCGCTGCGCAGCCTCGACGACTCCCTGCGCGAGCTGCTCGCCTCCGTACTGCCGCCGGAGCACCCCCGGTCCGGCACACCACTCGGGATCACGGCCGACGCACCGGCCGAAGAAGGGAAACAACCATGAGCGACCGCAAGGACCTGGTACTCGACGGCGTCCGCGAGTACCACCGAGAAGCCTCCCCCACCCGGGAGTTCGTCCCCGGCACGACAGAGATCTGGCCGTCCGGCGCCGTGCTGGACGAGAACGACCGGGTGGCCCTGGTGGAGGCGGCGCTGGAGATGCGCATCGCCGCCGGGACCAGTTCCCGCAAGTTCGAGTCGGCCTTCGCCCGACGCCTCAAGCGCCGCAAGGCCCACCTCACCAACTCGGGTTCGTCGGCCAACCTGCTGGCCGTGTCGGCCCTCACCTCCCACACGCTGGAAGACCGTCGGCTGAAGCCGGGCGACGAGGTCATCACCGTCGCGGCGGGCTTCCCGACCACGGTCAACCCGATCCTGCAGAACGGCCTCGTCCCGGTGTTCGTGGACGTGGACCTCACCACCTGCAACGCGACCGCCGACCGGGTGGCGGCGGCGATCGGTCCCAAGACCCGGGCCATCATCATCGCCCATGCGCTCGGCAACCCCTTCCCGGTCACCGAGATCGCCCAACTCGCGGAACAGCACGACCTGTTCCTCATCGAGGACAACTGCGACGCGGTCGGCTCGCTGTACGACGGGAAGCTCACCGGCACCTTCGGCGACATGACGACCGTCAGCTTCTACCCGGCGCACCACCTCACCATGGGCGAGGGCGGCTGCGTCCTGACCGCCAACCTCTCCCTGGCACGGATCGTGGAGTCGCTGCGGGACTGGGGCCGGGACTGCTGGTGCGAGCCCGGCGAGAACGACAAGTGCCTCAAGCGCTTCAAGTACCAGATGGGCACGCTGCCGGCCGGCTACGACCACAAGTACATTTTCTCGCACGTCGGTTACAACCTGAAGGCCACCGACATCCAGGCCGCGCTCGGGCTGTCCCAGCTGGCCAAGCTGGACACCTTCATCGAGGCGCGGCGGCGCAACTGGCAGCGGCTGCGGGAGGGCCTGGACGGGGTTCCGGGGCTGCTGCTGCCCGAGCCCACCCCCCGCTCCGAGCCCAGCTGGTTCGGCTTCGTGATCACCGTGGACCCCGAGGCGCCGTTCCGCCGCGCCGAGCTGGTGGACTTCCTGGAGGAACGCAAGATCGGCACCCGCCGGATGTTCGCGGGCAACCTGACCCGCCACCCGGCCTACATCGACCAGCCGCACCGGATCGTGGGCGAGCTGACGAACAGTGACCTCATCACCGAGCACACCTTCTGGATCGGGGTCT
The Streptomyces sp. NBC_01485 genome window above contains:
- a CDS encoding MFS transporter, whose protein sequence is MKTLSSHPAPRIGAGRRALLFVLAGNMLIDALEVSVVLVALPAVGRDLGLSMLGSQWVMSGFAAGFAALLLLGPRLVARWGRRHVYLAALPVFIAASVAGGLTDHGAVLVATRVVKGMCAALTAPTGLAIISTAFRPGAEQRRAVSVYSLFGAAGFTAGLLCSGALTELSWRWNPVFPAPVALLLLAAGSRLIPRDAAPAPAAPLGATLARLLRNGPFRRSAVCAATLNGTYLGLLMLLVHRLHDQWGWSPWRTALAFLPACLPLALALPFAGRMVARFGTERLIRAGSCAAALGCVTALLTGTPETYATGVLPALLLVEAGFVLCFAALNLQATSGIPAEHRGCAVPVYQTAVQLGAVLALPATAAFSGAGYRGALAFLTAVSATGALVACTARTRGGDAAP
- a CDS encoding glucose-1-phosphate thymidylyltransferase, whose translation is MKALVLAGGSGTRLRPFSYSMPKQLIPIANTPVLAHVLNAVRELGVTEVGVIVGNRGPEIEAVLGDGSRFGVSIVYIPQDAPRGLAHTVSIARGFLGDDDFVMYLGDNMLPDGVVEIAEDFNRQRPAAQVVVHKVADPRSFGVAELGPDGEVLRLVEKPQHPRSDMALIGVYFFTPAIHEAVAAIAPSARGELEITDAVQWLVSSGADVRARIYDGYWKDTGKVEDVLECNSHLLDALTPRVDGQVDADSVLVGRVVVEAGARIVRSRVEGPAIIGAGTVLQDSHVGPHTSIGRDCTVTDSRLEGSIALDEASVTGVRGLRNSLIGRAASVGTTGPGTGHHCLIVGDHTRVEVAA
- a CDS encoding activator-dependent family glycosyltransferase — protein: MRVLFTIFPATAHLYPIVPLAWALQSAGHEVVVASHAGVVDPGVISNISAAGLTAVPLGTPEELPEALSKNTGDGKPDRPTLSFDAFEPAESQGWRTARSVFTGMFRMHYPEPEEPGGRRPVLDNLVDFARAWQPDLVLWDPLMFPAPIAARVSGAAHARLVWGTDNIAVIHERTKRELADPEAELTEHPWLSWYGPILERYGLEFSDEMLLGQWTLDLTQSRMRLPLDLTHVPVRRVPYNGAASLPAWLHHRPERPRVVLTLGVSRRKIFGKYSGFPMREFFDSVSALDIEVVATLNGEQLAAVGALPDNVHTVEYVPLNQVLPTSSAIIHHGGGGTFSAAVAFQVPQLVVPLPMWDEMVTARYVEDMGAGLAADPEALDVAGLHKQLVQLLEDPSFSLGARRLYDEMLAAPAPKDIVPLLERLTAERR
- a CDS encoding dTDP-4-dehydrorhamnose 3,5-epimerase family protein, with the protein product MHIEEMTLPGTYLITPDQIPDERGTFYESLRSDALESVTGVAFRPQQINYSVSRRHTLRGIHSVRIPPGQAKFVTCVRGALRDIVVDLRIGSPTFGEHQVNELDADSGRSVYVPEGVGHGFLALSDDACICYVVSTAYVPGTQIDVNPLDPELDLPWDCPETPLISDKDAKAPTVAEAVRAGLLPRFSKAGTP
- a CDS encoding nucleotide disphospho-sugar-binding domain-containing protein is translated as MLFVAAGSPATVFALAPLATAARNAGHQVVMAANDDMVPVITSSGLPGVATTELPIRHFITTDRAGNPEEIPSDPVEQALFTGRWFARMAASSLPRMLEFCRAWRPDLIVGGTMSYVAPLLALHLGVPHVRQTWDAIEADGIHPGAGAELRPELAEFGLDRLPDPDVFVDICPPSLRPAGAAPARPMRYVPANAQRRLEPWMYSRGERRRVLVTSGSRVARESYDKNFEFLRGLAKDVAAWDVELIVAAPEAVADALRDELPGVRAGWAPLDVVAPTCDLLVHHGGGVSTLTGLNAGVPQLLVPKGAVLEKPARRVADLGAAITLLPGEDSADAIADSCQKLLSEDGYGERARELSREIAAMPSPASVLDALEPA
- the rfbH gene encoding lipopolysaccharide biosynthesis protein RfbH, which encodes MSDRKDLVLDGVREYHREASPTREFVPGTTEIWPSGAVLDENDRVALVEAALEMRIAAGTSSRKFESAFARRLKRRKAHLTNSGSSANLLAVSALTSHTLEDRRLKPGDEVITVAAGFPTTVNPILQNGLVPVFVDVDLTTCNATADRVAAAIGPKTRAIIIAHALGNPFPVTEIAQLAEQHDLFLIEDNCDAVGSLYDGKLTGTFGDMTTVSFYPAHHLTMGEGGCVLTANLSLARIVESLRDWGRDCWCEPGENDKCLKRFKYQMGTLPAGYDHKYIFSHVGYNLKATDIQAALGLSQLAKLDTFIEARRRNWQRLREGLDGVPGLLLPEPTPRSEPSWFGFVITVDPEAPFRRAELVDFLEERKIGTRRMFAGNLTRHPAYIDQPHRIVGELTNSDLITEHTFWIGVYPALTDEMLDYVTASIKEFVAARG
- a CDS encoding nucleotide disphospho-sugar-binding domain-containing protein — translated: MRVLVITTPVPSHFLPLVPLLWALRSAGHEVTVLGQPDVLGAVRACGLTGVEVGKSFDVDALLLRNLPAEQRPLQARPRPAPELLGGYGRLWWAHAAALLDRYTALAEEYGPELILADPLEYCSLIIGARLGVPVVHHRWTVDAISSPARRFVRADVPEPAGGPGPSGLPDPTVLLDPCPPGLRMPDGEAGVPIRYVPYSGGAETPAWVRADPGPGAGRRRVAVSLGNTPALHGGPFVRGLLHALAARRDAEILVTLPRPYRAAVGPLPGNVTVVDPLPLHLFLGTCDAMVHHGGAGTAMTATAFGLPQLVLPQLADHFPLADRLAATGAGLSFDTAARQDDPQVVGRALDELLSDPRYAESARRLAAEMAAMPSPATVAADLERRAGAATKPREASV
- the rfbB gene encoding dTDP-glucose 4,6-dehydratase; amino-acid sequence: MRILVTGAAGFIGSHFVRSLLADKYTGWEGAQVTALDKLTYAGNRENLPASHERLVFVRGDVCDRGLLRELLPGHDAVVHFAAESHVDRSLEGADEFFRTNVLGTQTLLDAVLESGIERVVHVSTDEVYGSINEGSWTEEWPLAPNSPYAASKAGSDLVARAYWRTHGLDLSITRCSNNYGPYQHPEKVIPLFVTNLLEGRQVPLYGDGRNVREWLHVDDHCRGIHLVLNGGRAGEVYNIGGGNEYSNLALTERLLELTGAGEEMIRRVADRKAHDLRYSIDESKIREELGYAPLTGFETGLADTVAWYRDNPDWWKAVKHGTSRVL
- a CDS encoding NAD-dependent epimerase/dehydratase family protein, with product MSSEHRPVTGLSVVVLGGTGFLGRRIGAACAAAGARVHLVSRGAPAVPAPDLGSEGSAVGLDLVTASPREIAAVLAAADADVVVNAAGRAWQADEAQMAAGNAELVERVVTALAALPGPPVRLVQLGTVHEYGAGAPDAATGEEHEPAPVTPYGRTKLAGTRAVLRARREQGVDGVVLRLANVIGAGVPQGSLFGRVAAHLGAAAQADARGEKAAELRLPPLRAARDLVDAGDVIAAVLAAATAPQADVAGQVINVGRGTAVPMRALVDRMIALSGLELQVVEAAEGPGSRTDVAWQCLDVSRARRLLGWRPLRSLDDSLRELLASVLPPEHPRSGTPLGITADAPAEEGKQP